One Globicephala melas chromosome 4, mGloMel1.2, whole genome shotgun sequence genomic window carries:
- the LOC132597218 gene encoding LOW QUALITY PROTEIN: keratin-associated protein 10-3-like (The sequence of the model RefSeq protein was modified relative to this genomic sequence to represent the inferred CDS: deleted 2 bases in 1 codon), whose translation MAVSTLSICSSALSYGSGCLPGPCDSCTGSCWQVDDCPESCCEPPCHAPSGCTPAPCLNLVCTPVSCVSSPCCQPACTGPCTASCCRQSSCEPPCHTCSPCQQACRVPVCCKPACCTPVCCKPVCCTPVCCKPVCCEAAPCSAPSCCQPTPYPSSCRRPSSSVYLLCRPVCSRPACCIPASVCC comes from the exons ATGGCCGTGTCCACCCTGTCCATCTGCTCCAGCGCCCTGAGCTACGGCAGCGGC TGCCTGCCTGGTCCCTGTGACTCCTGCACCGGCTCCTGCTGGCAGGTGGATGACTGCCCAGAGAGCTGCTGCGAGCCCCCCTGCCATGCCCCCAGCGGCTGCACCCCGGCCCCCTGCCTGAACCTCGTCTGCACCCCAGTGAGCTGCGTGTCCAGCCCCTGCTGCCAACCAGCCTGCACCGGCCCCTGCACGGCCTCGTGCTGCCGGCAGTCTAGCTGCGAGCCCCCCTGCCACACCTGCTCCCCCTGCCAGCAGGCCTGCCGTGTGCCTGTCTGCTGCAAGCCTGCGTGCTGCACACCTGTTTGCTGCAAGCCTGTCTGCTGCACACCTGTGTGCTGCAAGCCCGTGTGCTGTGAGGCCGCCCCCTGCTCAGCCCCCTCGTGCTGCCAGCCCACCCCCTACCCCTCGTCCTGCCGCAGACCCTCCTCCTCCGTGTACCTGCTCTGCCGTCCCGTGTGCTCCCGCCCTGCCTGCTGCATCCCTGCCTCAGTCTGCTGCTGA